A stretch of DNA from Candidatus Auribacterota bacterium:
TCGTGGTAGTTCTGATGGCGTGGGGAGTTGTCAGTTTTAACCGTTTTATCCGTGGTAGGCAGCTCATGCGCGAAGCGTGGAGCGGGATCGACGTGCAGCTCAAGAGGCGGTATGACCTTGTGCCTGTGCTCGTAGAGACGGTGAAGGGATATCGCGAACACGAGCGCGGGCTCTTCGAAGATATCACCGAGACGCGCGCGCGGTGCATGAGCACGAAGTCCGTCACGGAAAAGGGCGAAGCGGAGAATGCACTCTCCAGGATGATCAGGTCGCTCTTCGCGGTGGCGGAGGCATATCCCGACCTCAAGGCGAGCCGGAACTTCCTCGATCTCCAGAGAAACCTCACGGAGATAGAGAACCAAATCCAACTCGAGAGGCGCCACTACAACGGCACAGTCCGGAACTACAACATCCGGGTGGAGTCATTCCCCAGTATGCTCATCGCGGGGCTGCTCCGGTTCAGGCGCGCCGATTTCTTTGAGATCGAGTATGCGACGGAGCGGGAAGCCCCGGATGCAAAATTCTAGCAATGTTCACTGGTTTACCACGGAGAGCGCGGAGGAGCACGGAGCACACGGAGATAAGGGGATGGTGATGGCTACAGCCAAAAGTTTGAGGGTAAAAGTGAAAAGATCAATTTATAGATACCTGCTTAATTACTCATCGTCTGGTATTCAATCGCCCGTTCTCGCTATTTCTCACTAGCTTGAAAGCTCACCATGAATGCCTCGGATTACGACAGACAGGTCAACTGGGAGAAGCGGCTGGCGGCGGAATGGCCGTTCTACCGGGAGCTGTTCCGGGAGCACCGCGTCTCTTCAATTCTGGACTGCGCCTGCGGGACGGGCAGGCACGCGATCCTTTTTGCGAAAAACGGGCTGAGTGTCACCGGCATAGATATTGATTCAGAAAGGATCAAGCTGGCGCATGAGAATGCGGTCGGTGCGGGAGTGGATGTACGGTTCGAGACGGCCGCATTTTCAGAGCTCAATCGGCTCTTT
This window harbors:
- a CDS encoding LemA family protein, with the translated sequence MFGFIVIIVVVLMAWGVVSFNRFIRGRQLMREAWSGIDVQLKRRYDLVPVLVETVKGYREHERGLFEDITETRARCMSTKSVTEKGEAENALSRMIRSLFAVAEAYPDLKASRNFLDLQRNLTEIENQIQLERRHYNGTVRNYNIRVESFPSMLIAGLLRFRRADFFEIEYATEREAPDAKF